TTCCAAAAGCAAACCGCCCAGATGAATGGCGTTTTGTACAAGATTTGCAAGCTATTAATAGCATTGTAGTGCCAACAGCTCCAATTGTGCCAGACACAAATTcgattttagcttcactaccaTCCAACTCAACACACTACACAGTCATTGATTTGAGTTCAGCTTTTTTCTCAATCCCGTTGCATCCAGATAGCCAGTATCTGTTTGCATTCACATTCAAAGGAAAACAGTACACCTGGCAGCGTTTGCCTCAGGGTTTTGTCGAGAGTCCTACAGTTTACGCAGCAGCAGTGAAACGGGACTTGGATGACCTCCACTTTCCAGGGGGCTCCACTCTCCTACAGTATGCAGATGACCTCCTGATAGCTTCACCATCACAGGAAGCTTGTCGAACGGACTCCATCTTGCTCCTACAGAGACTAGCTGAGTGTGGTCATAGAGCATCACTTGCCAAACTGCAATTTTGTCGGTCTGAGGTGACATACTTGggtcatgttttgaaaaatggacAGCGCCTGTTGTCACCGGAGAGGTTGAAACTGCTGGTTAACATGCCTCCTCCCACAACCAAGAAACAAATGCTCTCGTTCTTGGGGATGGCGAATTATTGCAGACATTGGATCTTTGAGTATGCTGCTATGGACTCTGTTTTGCGAAACGCCACACTGCAATCAGCTCCTCCCAAGGTGCAGTGGACTGAGGACATGAACAAAGCTTTTCAGGACCTGAAACATGCTCTCACCTTGGCTCCGGCATTGGGGCTGCCGGACTATCATCAGCCGTTCCATCTGCATGTACATGAACGAGATGGCTTTGCTACAGGCATTCTCGTGCAAAAACATGGGTCTCATTACCGTCCAGTTGCGTACTACTCCTCTCGACTAACCCCTGTGGTTCTTGGCATGCCAGGTTGCTTAAGAGCGGTGGCCGCCGTTGCCATCATGATTGAGAAATCTTCTCCAATTGTACTGGCTCATGACTGTGTTGTGCACGTTCCACATGCAGTACTTCACATCTTGAACACATCTGCTACCCAACACATGACAGCTGCACGTCGTTCAGGCTATGAAGCAATCATTCTTCATAGTCCACACATCACTTTAAAACGCTCACCTCCATTGAATCCAGCTACTCTCCTTCCATTGATTGACACAGATGATGAGCATGATTGCATCACAACTATTGACCTGGGTACATCCCCAAGGCCAGACTTGTTGCAGACACCAATACCCaattctgatttgattttttacaCTGATGGTTCAGCTAGCAGACCATCTGATAGCACACATCTAGCTGGCTATGCAGTAGTTAACGATTGGGGGGTAGTAGAGGCAAAAGCACTGCCTCCAGGTACCTCTGCTCAAGCAGCAGAACTGTATGCTCTAACTAGAGCGTGTATTCTTGCTTCTGGTAAGGTGGCTACTATTTACACTGACTCAAGATATGCATTTGGCGCTGCTCATGATTTTGGCCAGTTATGGAAGATGAGAGGTTTTGTGTCATCTTCTGGAAAACCACTACAGCATCACACTTTGGTTAATGACCTGTTAGATGCTATTTTGCGCCCATCTCAGCTTGCAATCATCAAATGTGCTGCTCACACGAATGGAACTGATCCTGTTTCACGAGGAAATGCAATGGCTGACACTGCAGCCAAACAAGCGGcactttcctctccctctttggTACTTCAATGTGCCTCCACACAACCTACCAATCCAATTCCAGTTCCTTCCGCTAATGATGTCGTGACAATGCAAAATCACGCTGATGACAGGGAGCGAAGTCTTTGGTTGCGTAAAGGTTGTAAAGTTGACGCGGAGTCTGGCTTGTGGCTCCACCCTGATGGTCGACCGGTTTGCCCTCGAGCTCTCCTTCATGTACTGGCACGTGTGACGCATGGTCCAGCGCATGTTGGAAGAGGGGTGATGAATGATGTTATTCGCTCACAGTGGTTTGCTCCAGGCATTACTCAAGTTTCACAAACACTTGTGGATAGTTGTATGATATGTCAACAGACCAGAAAAAAGAATAGCACAGTGAAACATGACCACTTAGAACCCCCATCAGGTCCttttgtaaatatgcaaatagatTTTGTACATATGCCAAGCTCACAAGGCTTCAAATACTTGCTAGTCATAACCGACAGGTTCTCGAAGTGGGTAGAAGCTTTTGCAACGAAAAAAGAAGATGCAAGAACAGTTGTAAAGTGTCTGCTAAAAGAGGTAATCCCTAGGTACGGAGTGCCGCAGGGAATAGATAGCGACAGAGGTCCAGCTTTTGTGTCAAAAATCACTCAGGGACTGTCAGAAATCTTAGGATTTAAGTGGCAGTTACATGTTCCTTATCATCCACAGAGTTCAGGTCAAGTTGAGAGAATGAATGCAACTATCAAAGACAGATTGACCAAAACAGTCCTAGCCACAGGCCTGAAATGGCCTGATGCACTGCCGATTGTGCTGTACTCCATTCGGAGTGCACCAAGTGCAACTACAGGACTGAGTCCTCACGAGGTGCTGATGGGAAGACCAATGTCCACAGGGACAAGTCCCCCACTGACACCACACAAAGCTACTCTGCTTTGGACGGATGAGTTCATGACTGAGTATGTGAAAAGACTAACAGAAATTTTGAGAAAGTATCATTTACAGGTGGCTGACAGACTCCCCAAACCATCGGAAGAACCAATTCATTCCTTTCGAGAAGGTGACCTGGTATTAATCAAATCTCTGGAAAAAGTGTCTTTGTCTCCTAGGTGGAAAGGTCCATACCAGGTGCTGCTGACTACTAGGACGGCCCTGAAGGTCGAAGGCAGAGCAGAATGGATCCACGCCACAAGGTGCAGACTGGCCCCCCCAACCACTGGCGGAGGAGAGCAGAGCCCTGGCAGGTAACCGGATGGttactccttttttctctcctgtttagTAGGTTCGGGCAGGGGACAGGTCAAGTCGGtccaaatgagagagagacaggagtcTCTCTGATTCCAGGCGAAGGAGAGCGGAAAGGCTTTCCTTCTCATGACACAGTCGGTGCCATGAACCCAGTGCCCCATGGACAGGGGCGCCCTTTGCAGAATGATCCAGAAAATGCAGACCAAGAGCCAGATCTTGGACATACGGACAAATCAATGAGCCCATTGGGACTCTACAACACTATGGCGGTGGTCTACATatgataaaacactgtt
This DNA window, taken from Thunnus albacares chromosome 24, fThuAlb1.1, whole genome shotgun sequence, encodes the following:
- the LOC122976046 gene encoding uncharacterized protein LOC122976046 isoform X1 encodes the protein MDFCVSILNQWTDGEWPYEGAFDRDKLQIAEYNVNPDFGNPSWDSAYMKDCVNVWLTVARQRCGVSLDEKRVDRFSDEFRAAVENCVKCVTACHLPMLEAELQTRATEMMKIKQRHGENVKAISKAIIYGWAKRQTDAPSPQTLLTIVSKAGVPLQESHTNKTMISIFPQLSPSNPFSAANMTDQTISQQAKTDDEFLLLAAAVEGQRLQTEVERERDSQAARERERVKQEKKDRADEEKARKAAEKEKKANLSFKQEKSQKRKEKKRHLAAVAEETEIDTQDSSGESEVELELQGARGKGEESDTDHSDDTEPAVRPKMTQRRPHTASSKTQRRDLLCKLHATIQCTPDGLFLSLPDVRAAHAFQFLKTIADCLYCWSLTDFNMASSFTVSSIQKIAQISPACATQMSAMRPVLQCHCTAAFNPPEVYKQLADVFLNTQEGLECEQCLFVGPQGCAIPIRLSDAQRKLVNDKDSFPYITVAVSPGCDPQQLESMVAQCQALRGAAQTPQTQTITHLGLELYMLSLTEHIQLPQSRFVLQQPPLPTQYGPPSELSEVPSILWAKHKNHVGFVNSAPPHEVTLKPGAKLPMVRQYNLPHKSIAGIEGVIQSLLDQGVLVQTTSPCNTPILPIPKANRPDEWRFVQDLQAINSIVVPTAPIVPDTNSILASLPSNSTHYTVIDLSSAFFSIPLHPDSQYLFAFTFKGKQYTWQRLPQGFVESPTVYAAAVKRDLDDLHFPGGSTLLQYADDLLIASPSQEACRTDSILLLQRLAECGHRASLAKLQFCRSEVTYLGHVLKNGQRLLSPERLKLLVNMPPPTTKKQMLSFLGMANYCRHWIFEYAAMDSVLRNATLQSAPPKVQWTEDMNKAFQDLKHALTLAPALGLPDYHQPFHLHVHERDGFATGILVQKHGSHYRPVAYYSSRLTPVVLGMPGCLRAVAAVAIMIEKSSPIVLAHDCVVHVPHAVLHILNTSATQHMTAARRSGYEAIILHSPHITLKRSPPLNPATLLPLIDTDDEHDCITTIDLGTSPRPDLLQTPIPNSDLIFYTDGSASRPSDSTHLAGYAVVNDWGVVEAKALPPGTSAQAAELYALTRACILASGKVATIYTDSRYAFGAAHDFGQLWKMRGFVSSSGKPLQHHTLVNDLLDAILRPSQLAIIKCAAHTNGTDPVSRGNAMADTAAKQAALSSPSLVLQCASTQPTNPIPVPSANDVVTMQNHADDRERSLWLRKGCKVDAESGLWLHPDGRPVCPRALLHVLARVTHGPAHVGRGVMNDVIRSQWFAPGITQVSQTLVDSCMICQQTRKKNSTVKHDHLEPPSGPFVNMQIDFVHMPSSQGFKYLLVITDRFSKWVEAFATKKEDARTVVKCLLKEVIPRYGVPQGIDSDRGPAFVSKITQGLSEILGFKWQLHVPYHPQSSGQVERMNATIKDRLTKTVLATGLKWPDALPIVLYSIRSAPSATTGLSPHEVLMGRPMSTGTSPPLTPHKATLLWTDEFMTEYVKRLTEILRKYHLQVADRLPKPSEEPIHSFREGDLVLIKSLEKVSLSPRWKGPYQVLLTTRTALKVEGRAEWIHATRCRLAPPTTGGGEQSPGR
- the LOC122976046 gene encoding protein NYNRIN-like isoform X2, with the protein product MGRDLLCKLHATIQCTPDGLFLSLPDVRAAHAFQFLKTIADCLYCWSLTDFNMASSFTVSSIQKIAQISPACATQMSAMRPVLQCHCTAAFNPPEVYKQLADVFLNTQEGLECEQCLFVGPQGCAIPIRLSDAQRKLVNDKDSFPYITVAVSPGCDPQQLESMVAQCQALRGAAQTPQTQTITHLGLELYMLSLTEHIQLPQSRFVLQQPPLPTQYGPPSELSEVPSILWAKHKNHVGFVNSAPPHEVTLKPGAKLPMVRQYNLPHKSIAGIEGVIQSLLDQGVLVQTTSPCNTPILPIPKANRPDEWRFVQDLQAINSIVVPTAPIVPDTNSILASLPSNSTHYTVIDLSSAFFSIPLHPDSQYLFAFTFKGKQYTWQRLPQGFVESPTVYAAAVKRDLDDLHFPGGSTLLQYADDLLIASPSQEACRTDSILLLQRLAECGHRASLAKLQFCRSEVTYLGHVLKNGQRLLSPERLKLLVNMPPPTTKKQMLSFLGMANYCRHWIFEYAAMDSVLRNATLQSAPPKVQWTEDMNKAFQDLKHALTLAPALGLPDYHQPFHLHVHERDGFATGILVQKHGSHYRPVAYYSSRLTPVVLGMPGCLRAVAAVAIMIEKSSPIVLAHDCVVHVPHAVLHILNTSATQHMTAARRSGYEAIILHSPHITLKRSPPLNPATLLPLIDTDDEHDCITTIDLGTSPRPDLLQTPIPNSDLIFYTDGSASRPSDSTHLAGYAVVNDWGVVEAKALPPGTSAQAAELYALTRACILASGKVATIYTDSRYAFGAAHDFGQLWKMRGFVSSSGKPLQHHTLVNDLLDAILRPSQLAIIKCAAHTNGTDPVSRGNAMADTAAKQAALSSPSLVLQCASTQPTNPIPVPSANDVVTMQNHADDRERSLWLRKGCKVDAESGLWLHPDGRPVCPRALLHVLARVTHGPAHVGRGVMNDVIRSQWFAPGITQVSQTLVDSCMICQQTRKKNSTVKHDHLEPPSGPFVNMQIDFVHMPSSQGFKYLLVITDRFSKWVEAFATKKEDARTVVKCLLKEVIPRYGVPQGIDSDRGPAFVSKITQGLSEILGFKWQLHVPYHPQSSGQVERMNATIKDRLTKTVLATGLKWPDALPIVLYSIRSAPSATTGLSPHEVLMGRPMSTGTSPPLTPHKATLLWTDEFMTEYVKRLTEILRKYHLQVADRLPKPSEEPIHSFREGDLVLIKSLEKVSLSPRWKGPYQVLLTTRTALKVEGRAEWIHATRCRLAPPTTGGGEQSPGR